In a genomic window of Mesoplasma tabanidae:
- the rplS gene encoding 50S ribosomal protein L19, with the protein MASKATKTTQSKYDIINNQLRNDLPDFTSGDTIKVDVKIKEGEKFRIQTFEGLVIKTQGSGITYSVVVRKLSNGVFVERTFPLHSPIIDKVTIVKRGRVRRARIYYIRKLSGKAARIKEILPTKADKK; encoded by the coding sequence ATGGCATCAAAAGCAACAAAAACAACACAATCAAAATACGATATTATTAACAACCAATTACGTAACGACTTACCAGATTTTACATCAGGGGATACTATTAAAGTTGACGTTAAAATTAAAGAGGGAGAAAAATTCCGTATTCAAACATTTGAAGGATTGGTAATCAAAACTCAAGGTTCAGGTATTACTTATTCTGTTGTTGTTAGAAAATTATCAAATGGTGTATTCGTAGAAAGAACTTTCCCACTACATTCACCAATTATTGATAAAGTTACTATTGTTAAACGTGGACGTGTACGTAGAGCTAGAATTTACTACATCAGAAAATTATCAGGTAAAGCTGCAAGAATTAAAGAAATTTTACCAACAAAAGCTGATAAAAAATAG
- a CDS encoding single-stranded DNA-binding protein yields the protein MNLVNIIGQIEGDAQVAYTSKDGNAKLYKFVVRVPNSYKSKTGKNEDDLINVKAWSSAINDEFALHDQAVVGIEARIHSSINKESANVFNEIIANRIMYLN from the coding sequence ATGAATTTAGTAAATATAATCGGACAAATTGAAGGAGATGCACAAGTTGCATATACTTCAAAAGATGGAAACGCAAAATTATACAAGTTTGTTGTTAGAGTTCCCAATTCTTATAAATCTAAAACAGGAAAAAATGAAGATGACTTAATTAATGTTAAAGCTTGATCTTCGGCTATTAATGATGAATTTGCATTGCATGACCAAGCTGTTGTTGGTATTGAAGCAAGAATACATTCATCAATTAATAAAGAGAGTGCCAACGTGTTTAATGAAATTATTGCAAATAGAATAATGTATTTAAATTAA
- the trmD gene encoding tRNA (guanosine(37)-N1)-methyltransferase TrmD produces the protein MKYSILTLFPNIIKSYISESIIKKALEREKIELEIIDIRDFTSLPHNQVDEYQFGGGRGMVLMCDPVVSAIESVKTDNSIVILTSPQGKTWNQNIAKTFASEYDHIIIICGHYEGFDERILKYIDIEISIGDYVLTGGELPSLIMLDSITRILPGVINTESHEQESFENNLLDYPVYTKPHDYRGDKVPEVLLSGHHANIQKWRDEQQLISTFNKRPDLIDESKLNKIQIQLLENLRKSKGDK, from the coding sequence ATGAAATATTCAATTCTAACTTTATTTCCAAATATCATTAAGTCTTATATTTCTGAATCAATTATTAAAAAAGCTTTAGAGCGAGAAAAGATTGAATTAGAAATTATTGATATTAGAGATTTTACATCATTGCCTCATAATCAAGTAGACGAGTATCAATTTGGTGGAGGAAGAGGAATGGTTTTAATGTGTGATCCAGTTGTTAGTGCAATTGAATCAGTTAAAACAGATAACTCAATAGTTATACTAACATCTCCACAAGGGAAGACTTGAAATCAAAACATTGCAAAAACATTTGCAAGTGAGTATGACCATATTATTATAATTTGTGGTCATTATGAAGGTTTTGATGAAAGAATATTAAAATATATTGATATTGAAATTTCTATTGGTGATTATGTGTTAACCGGTGGAGAATTGCCTTCATTAATAATGTTAGATTCTATTACTAGAATTCTACCAGGAGTTATAAATACTGAATCACATGAACAAGAAAGTTTTGAAAATAATTTATTGGATTATCCAGTATATACAAAACCCCATGATTATAGGGGAGACAAAGTTCCTGAAGTCCTTTTAAGTGGACACCACGCTAATATTCAAAAGTGAAGAGACGAGCAACAATTAATCTCTACTTTTAATAAAAGACCAGATTTAATTGATGAATCAAAATTAAACAAAATACAAATACAATTATTAGAAAATCTTAGAAAATCGAAAGGAGATAAATAA
- a CDS encoding DNA-processing protein DprA — MDNVLLYFSLKYHGDWEQIYDALDRKEKIETQNLIQVPNSIPNNFISIINPLYPNNLKQIMKPAFIIYYLGNISLLQNYFQTIFISSSENIDEYNIMAIKKIIADLIKENRTILISDESKFDKQLIDFIIAEQGKLIIITKKPLQKFIESEFWNKNKNVDYADFLVISEYEESNSFKYKSINNKNEMNIRIINGLSKAVVFLEHSNFSEIEPLFNAVVNENKPCFAIPQNLKKFKSSSNNLLKNGAKLLESAADILNQI; from the coding sequence ATGGACAATGTATTATTATATTTCTCACTAAAGTATCATGGTGATTGAGAGCAAATTTATGATGCATTAGATAGAAAAGAAAAAATAGAAACTCAGAACTTAATTCAAGTTCCTAATTCAATACCTAATAATTTCATTTCAATTATCAATCCACTTTATCCAAATAACCTTAAGCAAATAATGAAACCTGCATTTATAATTTATTATTTAGGTAATATTTCATTATTACAAAATTACTTTCAAACAATATTTATTAGCAGTTCAGAGAATATTGATGAATATAACATAATGGCAATAAAAAAAATCATTGCTGATTTAATTAAAGAAAATAGAACAATTTTAATTTCAGATGAGAGCAAGTTTGATAAGCAATTAATTGATTTTATAATAGCAGAACAAGGAAAATTAATTATAATTACAAAAAAACCACTTCAAAAGTTTATAGAAAGTGAATTTTGAAATAAAAATAAAAACGTTGATTATGCAGATTTTCTAGTGATAAGCGAATATGAAGAATCAAACAGTTTTAAATACAAGTCAATTAACAATAAAAATGAAATGAACATTAGAATTATTAATGGTTTATCAAAAGCTGTTGTATTTTTAGAACATTCAAATTTTAGTGAAATAGAACCTTTATTTAACGCTGTTGTCAATGAAAATAAACCGTGCTTTGCAATTCCACAAAATTTAAAAAAATTTAAATCTTCAAGTAATAATTTGCTAAAAAATGGTGCAAAATTATTGGAAAGTGCAGCAGATATTTTAAATCAAATTTAA
- a CDS encoding ribonuclease HII — protein sequence MIDKSRILFDTQIRLENNTDFISGSDEAGRGAMAGPVVVASVILPSDYENTLIRDSKKLSKKQREILCEEIKTVAISYAIEIIEAGDVDILNPKQASRLGMINTITSLKPKPIISLTDAEKINIDNYNCVAFIKGDDLSQSIAAASILAKTTRDSIMIDYAKIYPKYNFDLHKGYCVKEHLQKTKQFGVLPIHRKSYKPIKDILENNF from the coding sequence ATGATAGATAAATCAAGAATTTTATTTGATACTCAAATTAGACTAGAAAATAATACTGATTTTATTAGCGGTAGTGACGAAGCTGGAAGAGGAGCAATGGCTGGACCTGTTGTTGTTGCTAGTGTTATATTACCAAGCGATTATGAAAATACATTAATTAGAGATTCAAAAAAGTTATCTAAAAAACAAAGAGAAATACTTTGCGAAGAAATTAAAACAGTTGCAATAAGTTATGCTATTGAAATAATTGAAGCTGGTGATGTTGATATATTAAATCCAAAGCAAGCTAGTAGGTTAGGTATGATCAATACAATCACTAGTTTAAAACCTAAACCAATTATAAGTTTAACTGATGCTGAAAAAATAAATATAGATAACTATAATTGTGTAGCTTTTATAAAAGGTGATGATTTAAGCCAATCCATTGCAGCAGCTTCTATCTTGGCAAAAACAACCAGAGATAGCATAATGATTGATTATGCAAAAATTTATCCAAAATATAATTTTGATTTACATAAAGGATATTGTGTTAAAGAACATTTACAAAAAACTAAACAGTTTGGGGTACTTCCAATACACAGAAAGAGTTACAAACCAATTAAAGATATTTTAGAAAATAACTTTTAA
- a CDS encoding inorganic diphosphatase, whose translation MSKNNVLDMIVEIPKGSSNKYEVDAKTGRIILDRVLYGANFYPGEYGMVENTLDWDGDPLDVISLCTYPTMPGVQVSVRILGSIKMIDAGEIDTKLFGVFNDDPRFSSYEKLEDVPQHLRDEIENFFLQYKALQKKSVKINGWGTLEEAIEELHECKERFIEYKDRLEAGERDLILSEWKAKGIGQG comes from the coding sequence ATGTCAAAAAACAATGTATTAGATATGATCGTTGAAATTCCTAAAGGTTCATCTAATAAATATGAAGTAGATGCAAAAACAGGAAGAATTATTTTAGATAGAGTTTTATATGGTGCAAACTTTTATCCAGGCGAATATGGAATGGTTGAAAACACACTAGACTGAGATGGAGATCCATTAGATGTTATTAGTTTATGTACTTACCCTACAATGCCTGGTGTTCAAGTAAGCGTTAGAATTTTAGGATCAATTAAAATGATTGATGCCGGAGAAATTGATACTAAATTATTTGGAGTTTTTAATGATGACCCAAGATTTAGTTCATATGAAAAATTAGAAGATGTACCTCAACATTTACGCGATGAAATTGAAAACTTCTTCTTACAATACAAAGCTTTACAAAAAAAATCAGTAAAAATTAATGGTTGAGGAACTTTAGAAGAAGCAATTGAAGAATTACATGAATGTAAAGAAAGATTTATTGAATATAAAGACAGACTTGAAGCTGGTGAAAGAGATTTAATTTTATCTGAGTGAAAAGCAAAGGGAATTGGGCAAGGATAA
- the rpsP gene encoding 30S ribosomal protein S16 — translation MVKIRLKRIGKKQAPFYRIVAADSRVNRNGQYIELIGTFDPLKSEIKINNELALKWLQNGAQPTETVRELLSKQGVMKALHEAKLANKK, via the coding sequence ATGGTAAAAATTAGATTAAAAAGAATTGGTAAAAAACAAGCGCCTTTCTACAGAATAGTAGCTGCTGATTCAAGAGTTAACCGTAATGGTCAATACATAGAATTAATTGGAACATTTGACCCATTAAAATCAGAAATTAAAATTAACAACGAGTTAGCTTTAAAATGATTACAAAACGGAGCTCAACCAACTGAAACTGTTAGAGAATTATTATCAAAACAAGGTGTAATGAAAGCATTACACGAAGCAAAACTTGCTAACAAGAAATAA
- a CDS encoding DUF4779 domain-containing protein, translating to MKREKKEFGTYLKDISLLEEEEINKKEHRKEDHYHGIHHFDEKGGHDHIEKNEFKLSVEFKMSRRRLIYKMVLTSVFLALTATVSALDIFFEKVALPVGSGQLWIDFRFLDIAFICISIATLGPIFSSIIGLLNPFIHFGIHGGEHGIWSTVIEAPQNVLIVWMVWAVFNVVFNNSPIHRDTDKTKARLKRFTPIPVMILLASIITTGMFVLGMYLDGLTSHHDHVHNHTMQLFHEGHDHSDGKLENVGDINFAIGLSIFAWNILRYSVAFSIFSIVEWRMRPINHRYK from the coding sequence ATGAAAAGAGAAAAAAAAGAATTTGGTACTTATTTAAAAGATATAAGTTTGCTTGAAGAAGAAGAAATAAACAAAAAAGAACATAGAAAAGAAGATCATTATCATGGTATTCATCATTTTGATGAAAAAGGAGGTCATGATCATATTGAAAAAAATGAATTTAAATTGTCGGTTGAATTTAAAATGTCAAGAAGAAGACTTATTTATAAAATGGTATTAACTTCTGTATTTTTAGCTTTAACAGCGACAGTGAGCGCTTTAGATATTTTCTTTGAAAAAGTTGCATTACCAGTAGGTTCAGGTCAGTTATGAATTGACTTTAGATTTTTGGATATTGCGTTCATATGTATATCAATAGCAACATTAGGGCCAATATTTTCATCAATTATTGGATTATTAAACCCTTTTATTCATTTTGGAATTCATGGTGGAGAACATGGAATTTGATCAACTGTAATAGAAGCACCTCAAAATGTATTAATAGTCTGAATGGTATGAGCTGTATTTAACGTAGTATTTAACAATTCCCCAATACACAGAGATACTGATAAAACAAAAGCAAGATTAAAAAGATTTACTCCTATTCCCGTAATGATATTATTAGCATCAATCATTACAACAGGTATGTTTGTATTAGGTATGTATCTTGATGGCTTAACATCTCATCATGATCATGTTCACAACCACACAATGCAATTATTTCATGAAGGACATGATCATTCTGATGGTAAACTTGAAAATGTAGGTGATATTAACTTTGCTATAGGTTTATCAATATTTGCTTGAAATATCTTAAGATATAGCGTAGCATTCTCAATATTTAGTATTGTTGAATGAAGAATGAGACCGATAAATCATAGATATAAATAA
- a CDS encoding HNH endonuclease — MDSLFIIGFLLICLILIVVISSCFSHKAKKIRDKIIGLSEAIKKRNEIDSVYKERFKELNARHIVLQFNHFNGKKTYDNFCLYSACYNYLYENEIQIRNIVGTIIANRQFKKEYEKEINESFAQTNLEIILTSKIKPKKFYKYEKEIYFSNYMKPAVDFNINLSKGYVTPAGRNSYRENMIKTFEQIFDMLESVEKEKAKRSSEEFRRRYERSLVSDRVRIQILNRDNLTCQVCGESKKNDSSLVLHIDHKVPIAKGGNSDLSNLWTLCKRCNLGKSDLILENIIN, encoded by the coding sequence ATGGATAGTTTATTTATTATAGGATTTCTTCTAATATGTTTAATTTTAATAGTAGTAATTTCCTCTTGTTTTTCTCATAAAGCTAAAAAAATAAGAGATAAAATAATTGGATTAAGCGAAGCAATAAAAAAAAGAAATGAAATTGATTCAGTTTATAAAGAAAGATTTAAAGAACTAAATGCTAGACACATAGTGCTTCAATTCAATCACTTTAATGGTAAAAAAACTTATGATAATTTTTGCCTATATAGCGCTTGCTATAATTATTTATATGAAAATGAAATTCAAATTAGAAATATTGTTGGAACTATAATAGCTAACAGACAATTTAAAAAAGAATATGAAAAAGAAATTAATGAATCATTTGCTCAAACAAATTTAGAAATTATCTTGACTTCAAAAATTAAACCTAAAAAATTTTACAAATATGAAAAAGAAATTTATTTTTCTAATTATATGAAACCTGCTGTTGATTTCAATATTAACTTATCAAAAGGATATGTGACACCTGCTGGAAGAAATAGTTACAGAGAAAATATGATTAAAACTTTTGAACAAATATTTGATATGTTAGAAAGTGTCGAAAAAGAAAAAGCAAAAAGATCTTCAGAAGAATTTAGGAGAAGATATGAAAGAAGCCTTGTCAGTGATAGAGTTCGCATTCAAATTCTTAATAGAGATAATTTAACGTGTCAAGTCTGCGGTGAATCAAAGAAAAATGATAGTTCACTTGTACTACATATTGATCATAAAGTTCCTATTGCAAAAGGTGGAAATTCAGATTTATCAAATTTATGAACATTATGTAAAAGATGCAATTTAGGTAAAAGCGATTTAATTCTCGAAAATATAATAAATTAA
- the ylqF gene encoding ribosome biogenesis GTPase YlqF encodes MSAEFNWFPGHMNKTLKNIEEKIPVVDLVIEILDARAPYSSRNLTFSKILKNKPILYVLSKADIADPKVTQEWVDYYEKKNNTVMVLDDKQKNIVKPLIDLINKATKEKQEKDKAKGMVNSLINVLVIGIPNVGKSTFINRLIKNKSVKAGNKPGLTRGIQLIHLSQFISLLDTPGVLPAKLENETVATNICAINSIRENVYPKERVAGKLMQYLFNHYEGLIENHYKISPRLQRPIQIADTFIIFEMIAKVRKWYMNDELLDYDRVIDAFMRDIIGNEFTKVSYERILEVVPEEMEKASKVRNEKAIEDITDLW; translated from the coding sequence ATGAGTGCAGAATTTAACTGATTTCCAGGTCATATGAATAAGACTTTAAAAAACATTGAAGAAAAAATTCCCGTGGTTGACTTAGTTATTGAGATTTTGGATGCTCGTGCTCCATATTCATCTCGTAATTTAACCTTTTCAAAAATATTAAAAAATAAACCTATTTTATATGTTTTATCAAAAGCAGATATTGCTGATCCAAAAGTAACTCAAGAATGAGTTGATTATTATGAGAAAAAAAATAATACTGTAATGGTATTAGATGACAAACAAAAAAATATTGTTAAACCATTAATTGATTTAATTAATAAGGCAACAAAAGAAAAGCAAGAAAAAGATAAAGCAAAAGGAATGGTCAATTCTTTAATTAATGTTTTAGTTATTGGAATTCCAAATGTTGGTAAATCAACCTTTATTAATAGATTAATTAAAAATAAAAGTGTTAAAGCAGGAAATAAACCTGGTTTAACAAGAGGAATACAATTAATTCATTTATCACAATTTATTTCTTTATTAGATACACCTGGAGTCTTGCCAGCTAAATTAGAGAATGAAACAGTAGCTACAAATATATGTGCGATTAATTCTATTAGAGAAAATGTTTATCCAAAAGAAAGAGTTGCAGGAAAATTGATGCAATACTTGTTTAATCACTATGAAGGATTAATTGAAAACCATTATAAAATTTCTCCAAGGCTGCAAAGACCAATTCAAATTGCAGATACTTTTATTATTTTTGAAATGATAGCAAAAGTAAGAAAATGATATATGAATGATGAATTACTTGATTATGATCGTGTTATTGATGCATTTATGAGAGATATCATAGGAAATGAATTTACTAAAGTTTCTTATGAAAGAATTTTAGAAGTTGTTCCAGAAGAAATGGAAAAAGCTTCAAAAGTTAGAAATGAAAAAGCTATTGAGGACATAACAGATTTATGATAG
- a CDS encoding ribosome maturation factor RimM has translation MENKNLLSIGKIVNTFGIKGAVKIALEKNIEANDISEIKLLFIENANNVIIPKQVESISMQKNYLVVYFKQHNHINEVEIFKGKKIKYLNDNDAFSIFYDLTYYSVIYNNQNGKVIETMFNGNHDLIKVLFENEEKAFWVPLVDVYSKNIDDESKIITLKNIEGLK, from the coding sequence ATGGAAAATAAAAATTTATTATCTATTGGAAAAATTGTAAATACATTTGGTATTAAAGGGGCTGTTAAAATAGCTCTAGAAAAAAACATCGAAGCAAATGACATAAGTGAAATTAAACTTTTATTTATCGAAAATGCTAATAATGTAATTATTCCAAAACAAGTTGAATCAATTAGTATGCAAAAGAATTATTTAGTTGTTTATTTTAAGCAACATAATCATATTAATGAAGTTGAGATCTTTAAAGGCAAGAAAATAAAATATTTAAATGATAATGATGCATTCTCAATATTCTATGATTTAACTTACTATTCTGTTATTTATAACAATCAGAATGGCAAAGTTATTGAAACAATGTTTAATGGTAATCATGATTTAATTAAAGTTTTATTTGAAAATGAAGAAAAAGCATTTTGAGTACCTTTAGTTGATGTGTATAGTAAAAACATTGATGATGAATCAAAAATTATAACTTTAAAAAACATTGAAGGATTAAAATAA